A genome region from Meriones unguiculatus strain TT.TT164.6M chromosome 2, Bangor_MerUng_6.1, whole genome shotgun sequence includes the following:
- the Smim43 gene encoding small integral membrane protein 43: MEWELNLLLYLALFFFLLFLLFLLLFVVIKQLKNSVANTAGTLQPGRLSLHREPWGFNNEHAV; the protein is encoded by the coding sequence ATGGAGTGGGAGCTGAATCTGTTGCTCTATCTGGCGCTCTtcttcttcctgctcttcctcctgttcctcctgctcTTCGTGGTCATCAAGCAGCTGAAGAACTCGGTGGCCAATACGGCCGGGACGCTGCAGCCTGGGCGCCTGTCGCTGCACCGGGAGCCCTGGGGTTTCAATAACGAGCACGCAGTGTGA